The proteins below are encoded in one region of Effusibacillus dendaii:
- a CDS encoding amidohydrolase: MKDTLLIKNASILPMTEAGWIETGYLLIEGNRIREVGSGSYHGKADTEIDAAGKVVMPGLVNTHGHAAMTLLRGYADDLPLMEWLETKCWPVEDRMTADDIYWGSQLAILEMIKTGTTCFTDMYFFMDRVAQAVEETGIRAVLGRGMIGFPPKGEQALRESEQFVRTWNGAANGRVTVTLAPHAPYTCPPDYVKQVAELSAELNVPIQTHLSETKGEVERCLAEHGCTPIRLMEQVGLFERPTLAAHCVHVTDEDIEIMARYDVKVAHNPDSNLKLGSGVAPVLKMLDKGLTVGLGTDGAASNNNLDMFEEMRQAAMIHKGVQYDPVAVSAYQALQMATVNGAKAVFLEDGHGTLQQGAPADLILIDYNRPYYYPRHNLMAHLVYAGQSGDVTDVIVDGRVLMRDRQMLTMDEQRIYHEVENVCKRLFA, from the coding sequence ATGAAAGACACTCTTTTAATAAAAAACGCATCCATCCTGCCGATGACAGAAGCCGGTTGGATCGAAACCGGCTATCTGTTGATCGAAGGAAACCGGATCCGTGAAGTCGGGTCAGGGTCTTATCATGGGAAAGCGGACACGGAAATTGATGCAGCAGGCAAAGTGGTTATGCCGGGTCTTGTCAATACGCACGGCCATGCCGCAATGACATTATTGCGTGGTTATGCGGACGATCTTCCTTTAATGGAATGGTTGGAAACAAAATGTTGGCCGGTGGAAGACCGAATGACGGCAGACGATATTTATTGGGGAAGCCAGTTGGCGATTTTGGAAATGATTAAAACAGGCACCACCTGTTTTACAGACATGTACTTTTTTATGGACAGGGTGGCTCAGGCGGTTGAGGAGACGGGAATACGTGCTGTGCTGGGCAGGGGAATGATTGGATTTCCGCCCAAAGGGGAGCAGGCGCTGCGGGAAAGCGAACAGTTTGTCAGAACATGGAACGGTGCGGCTAACGGACGTGTTACCGTTACTTTGGCACCGCATGCCCCTTATACTTGCCCCCCCGATTACGTAAAGCAGGTGGCTGAACTATCTGCAGAACTGAATGTTCCAATCCAAACCCATCTCTCGGAAACAAAAGGGGAAGTGGAACGCTGTCTGGCCGAACATGGCTGTACACCGATTCGCCTGATGGAACAGGTGGGTCTTTTTGAACGGCCTACATTAGCGGCGCATTGTGTTCACGTAACGGATGAGGATATCGAAATCATGGCCCGCTACGATGTAAAGGTGGCGCATAATCCCGACTCGAACCTGAAACTGGGATCGGGCGTGGCGCCTGTATTAAAAATGTTGGACAAAGGGTTAACGGTTGGCCTGGGAACAGACGGAGCCGCTTCCAACAACAATTTGGACATGTTTGAAGAAATGCGTCAGGCCGCCATGATTCACAAAGGAGTCCAATACGATCCGGTTGCCGTTTCTGCCTATCAGGCATTGCAGATGGCGACTGTAAACGGGGCCAAAGCCGTATTCCTGGAAGACGGACATGGAACGCTGCAGCAAGGGGCGCCGGCAGACTTGATTTTGATTGACTACAACCGTCCTTATTATTATCCGCGGCATAATTTGATGGCGCATCTCGTTTATGCGGGACAATCGGGTGATGTAACAGACGTGATTGTGGACGGTCGTGTATTGATGCGGGACCGACAGATGCTCACAATGGATGAGCAACGGATTTATCACGAAGTCGAGAACGTTTGTAAACGTCTTTTTGCTTGA